In Glycine max cultivar Williams 82 chromosome 15, Glycine_max_v4.0, whole genome shotgun sequence, the DNA window taaaagatattatatcaccattattatttgaataaacaataaattttaatatacttaatttttaagataaaattaactcaattaaaaatataattaatcaactttctcattaataatataattatgtttaacataatactaaatatttaaattttttatttatataaataaataaatataaaatgatatatatatatatatatatatatatatatatatatatatatatatatatatatatatataatttaaaaaaaagggttGAAAGTctagttgtttttaatttgtggttgcagttaataaattttaatacacGCACTATCTgttcaaattataaaacataaagtataagacattatttatatatataaagtataagACATGAATAAGGAAAGGATCAAATGTACAATACGTGTATCCTTATATGTGATgggtatttttaatttgattcttatattttagaaaaactcCCTAGGTAGCAGATGATGATGGGGACGTATATGAAAAACAAATGCATAAGctagatcaattttttttatccatatacaccaaattaataattagtgTTATAGATCAATTGATAATTAGTGCAAGACCCTCtgctattttttgtttgttttaattttacttatattatgaaatgaagtaaagaaaaatactttctctatatacataattatcatatattgtaattttaacCACCCCTCTATGTTTTGTTCCAAATAACTCATCCTTGGTCATTCCCATGTCACACGCTCCACTGACTATATATGAAGTGtagtccaaaaaaaatagaagggaagGTCATTTATCTAGAACCTCAACTTAAATAAAAGACACCCCTTATGATAAAAGGTGAGGCAACATCATATGCTGCCTCATCATGAATCTGTGAATGCCTTGTATGGGTGGCAATACCCAGTGGCCTCTTTTTCCTACCCCAAGAATCAAAGGAAAATCCATTttctaggattttttttttgaatttttgtcagTGCAAGTAAACTTTCCCACTGTCTTGTTGTGTTGAATTTGGGGGTTTATTGGACCCTACCATTTCCTTGATGGAGGGGATAAGCAATATTCTATCATCGTGAGGGTTCTAAGACTAAAGTACACGTCTCAACATAATCTGTTTTGTGTTCTTTTATGATCACAGCCGCAGAAAACGCTTACCAACCGCTCGTGTGAGTGAGTGTGAGCCATAAGAAAGAGttcaaattaaataacttaatacaTTGACAaaagtgttttaatttttatgcaccATTAGtcgaaattttttttacatggtcAATCGAACAAAATAGATTATTTGTatgattttaaaagataatcatcataaaagttaataaatttaatatgcatgttaatttatatttttgataattataaaatttcagaGGAAGgaccatatattatttataaatctcTCATCTCAATCCATTAAAGTAtcttttataagaataaaattgtaTCGATTGatatctaaataaaaaataccttataTACAAGAGAccttaataatatttacaaatttaaggtcgaaaaaatttataattaaatgataatataaaaatattttaaacaattagtataaatacattttacccttaatgagtttaatttcaCTACATTATTagtctaaaaaaatttacacttgttgacaaaaaacttatattaatgtCTTTTAAACTAGTAAAAGGTTAACCAACTTAATACTATTATATTACATTACATTCTTAGTCATATATATACTATTATATTACATTCTAAGTCCATACACTATTGACAAAAAATTGCAAATGAACCCAAATTTATTACAAGGGTATCTTTTGGtgcaatttatataaatataaatgaagcTCCTATATTATAAAAACGTGTGTTGGTACTTGGTCGGAAGCTTAAGATGACTAAGAGGGAGTTGGAAACTCTCATGGGGAAAGTGAGAGGTTTGAGCCTTCTATCTCTTGGTGGTTGCTTCGATGGTTGCTATGACCACACTCAAGCCTATGGATTAGGTACAAGGATCTGGAACTTCAGTGATCGACCAGTGGAGCTGCAGATAAGGGTGGGATCAATACTGAAGAAGGTTCACACTTTGAAGCCAGGTTCATGTAAGAGGCTGAGAAGTAAACGCATATACAAGGCATATATGCCTGGTAAGAATGGAAATGATGGTGTGGGATTGAAGAGCTTGCTTTATTACTATGATGAAACTTGTCACCCTTATGTTTGGATTCATGACATAGGGGGTGATTCCATGAGGATGGTTAAACAGCAGTATATTAGCCTTGAGGATTTGAGGGATTCTTCTGAGATCAGGATCTTTAGGGATCAGCAGAGAGGTTGCATTTCAGTTCTCAAGAGAACTAGACTAGATTTATGCTGAATTTGAGTGTAATGCTTGCTTAACTACTTCACTAGTTTAATTTGTCATGGGTAGGAAAATAACATGTTTGCGTCTTGCTTTgctttgttgtgttatttattGCAAAATGCAATATAGGTCCATGATCATGGTAAATTATTAGCTAGTGTACTGAAAACGTGAAAGATTTTCTGTATCCACTTCCTTGAAGATATATTAAAATCCACTCATGAGACTTTGATTTTGAAAGTGTTGTTCTTTAACACACTAGATGTATGTTGTTTTTGTTATAACACATGGTCAATTTGGAGTCAGTGTTATAGAATGATGAATCATACTTTAAATCTAACTGATTTACTGTGTTAATTTATCTGTACAGTACCAAGAATTACTTCTCAGCTTtctgaaaataaattaacattctatttttgtttttcatctttgACTGTACAAGAAGCTATGCAGAGAAGGTACAAGAGTCCTTAGACAAGAATGTTTTAAGTAGAGTTCGAAGGAAATGTAAGACTCAAATTTATTTCCATTGATTTCAAAATAACAGATTTATTTTACTCCGATTTTTATGTTCAGGGCCCTAATTTTGGTGTGCCAACTTTGAGAAATGACTTAACTCTAGACATTGGTTGTTTTTGCTGAAGGCTAAAACAGTGATAGagaaaataaggaaacaaataGATCTTCGTCTACCTCTCTGAAACCCCAAGCTGCATGGAATTCAAGGCTAACCAAGGCAATGAATTCAAGGCtaccaaactttttttttcacttataagAACAGTAAATTCTAATAtgctgaaatttattaaaaattataaaagtatattagtttttttacttaaaGAATTCCACTcgtaattttttatagtttttcataaattttaactaatagaaAGTGTGTTACAAACGTGATATTGATACTCTTCAACTAACTAAAAAGGGGGACTGTTAAAGGCAATAGTAGATACAGGTCATGACTTCTCTTGAACCGTGAATGATATATTTGTCAACTTGGTTCTTCATCCTTCTAGCAACAAATTCATTGGTTTGTGGAAAGTCAAGGTAAaactcatccaacaacttctagATACGGCTTACTAAAAACCGTCAAAAAATGTGTTTAACATAACTTTTCCTTTTAAGAAGGGTAGTTGAACCCTACCTATCTAATAATGTccaaacaaatttttatatttcacaCTATTTTAAATCGAGTTAGGGCTATCACAACTTGTTTATTAGTCGGGTTATGAATTATGATCTAGCCtaaccaaaatttcaaaattagtcTCATCAAAATATTAGTTAGAGTAGGGCAGTCTCATCAAAATATTAGTTAGAGTAGGGCGTAGTTAAACATGCAATAAACACTTATAATGGTTTAAATTTGGAGAGCTGAGAATAAATcagttttataactgttttttTATCGAAAGAAGACAAAATACTGGACAGTAAATGATCAAATTCATATTGAAAAATGTGATGCAATAACAAATTGAtcgtaaaagataaaaaatagaaaatttaatctttaaataggtaaaaagtacaaaaaattaattttgtcgcTAAATTTATAAGaccattttatcattaaattataatatttatatatcaatttgataataagttgtattttttaaaaaccaacttaatataaaatttaaaaatcaatttgtcAATAAATCATCTAAAGAATTAATTTATCACACTTTTTACAAGACTAAATTTATGAAGTTGACTATTTACCCACAAAATAGTATTGATAACTGAACTACCAAGAAAGTTTAGTTCTGTTTGTTGTTTCTagccttttctttcttctttttttcctccaTATTCTTATTTACCCGCAAAATAGTATTGGTAACCaaacttaaattattttcctCTGGCATGACTCGCATGGAAATTAAACGTAAGTAGATCCACCCCAATCACACTCCTCCCATAAAATTTTGGCTACAACCCAAGTGTCCCTTGCATACTATACCATATATCCTCCGAATACCAAGTGACTACCAGGATCAATATGGCAGAGCTGTGCTTATACAATGTTACAGATAGGaaagtaaattaattcattcaaataTGAACGGTACAATTACAATTTAGAGTTGACAAAAGTATGCAGCGAGGCAGAAGCAGAAAACCCTCCGGCGCAGCCCATCATTTCACAGATTGCTTATACAAGGCATGTAAGAAGAAAAATTGCTCTAAGAGATACTGGAGACTGAGCCTCTCATATGAAACGGCTGTATTACAACTATGGCATCAAATTTCAAGGCTCAGTTTAATGCAACACGATGTTATTCTTTTACCTTTTCTGCTCGCTGCATTTATGATCACGTATAATCCAATTTGGATTTACAAAGCTATATAAAGGAATCGAGAAATCACTTCAGTTTAATGTAAGACCCTTCTAGGGACCTGGACCCATTGCACCTGCCCTCGCTCTTAACATTTCAGTCCTCTTGCTTCTCTCCATCACCTCCACCAACCATTCTGCACTTTCCCTAATCCCCATCCTGCaacatttcaaaagaaaatttcttcagtTAAGTGCCTATGCTTCAATATACGCCTAACagttatttttctcttaaaagacAATGTGCAAGAGCATGTACTTCAGATATCTCCatctttattaaaattataatggatCAAGTTAGATTAAACTTGGGAAAGTTGATGCAACTACTTACCCATCGTACGCTGACACGGCTTCAAACATGGAAACTCTTTCATCCAGCTTCTTTAAATCCAAATATCGAGCAAGCTCATCAGCTGATACTGCTTCAGGAATATCCTGCAATCACAAGAATGTCAAGCAAGCAGCCATCACAAATACACACTCATCAGAGGACAAGGAGGGGGATGACAACAAATGAGGACACAATAATGGTGAAACCTCAATAGATGGATGAGATAGACTACCATCATACTATATTACACATGAATTTCCACTATGAAGCTAAGAGGGTAAATTGACAAGTATATCGGAAAAAAGAGCCAGGTTAACAGAGAGCTTTGAAATGCTATTGGTAACAAAGCATCATTTGCAGATCTCCCTCCCacccaaagaaaaaacaaagggaaatatataaaaatatcttgtAGTGACAGTACCCTAGTCTAGTTAGTGCTCAGATATGCAGAACTGGTGCCTCATGGATATGGATATTAAACAAGACACTGAACATGCACAGCAAGAATAAACAGTACTAGATTAAAttggatttatttgacacattttcaAGAGTACAAGTCATGCTATAAGGTTATATACAATGGGGAGAATAGTTAAAATCACCTGCTTGTTAGCTAATATCAAAAGAGGGGCTCCTTGTAGATCCTCATGCCGAAGCACCTTTTCTGGAAAACAAGTCAGTTATTAAATCATCATTATGCCGTGTTTGTGTCATATATAGTATTATCACAACTGCGAGCCAACACCTTTAAGAAGTATTTATTTAGTTATCAACAAATACTAAAATCAAGTCTCACTAACCCAGTGCTGACTTCGCATCTTCAAAGCGTGACGGACAAGAAGCATCAACAACAAATATTACAGCATGTGCCTCTTCATAATATTTCTCCCAGATTGAGCGAAGACCAGGCTGACAATAGGGGAACTTACATTAATATCTTATTGCATATTTTATACCCTCTCCTCTCCAACACCACACAAAAAGAATGATataaaaagaagcaaaatagcAGAAAAAAACAGTATAAAGGGGGCCACATATGTGCATCGCATGAAATGATGCATTCTATTCCTGCTAGCATACAGgcttacaattaaaaatgaagtgCTGCATCAGTTGTCCATgcataaatttcaattacaaATACTCATTTAGCATTGCAAATTTAACAAATGAACTCAGGCTTTAAACAGAGAGAGGGTAAAATTGATGGTCCAAATTGCATAGTTCAAGTAACGGTTCTAATATATAGCCATTAATGAACTGGTAGTTGTTATGTCTGAAAATAGTGAACATAAACTTTAGACAAACACTACCAGGTACCAGCTAGTTTAGTAGAGATAGCTTTCCCAAAGGAAATTCTAAAAAGCAAAGTAGCATCTCGTTCTTTCAttaatcacattttaaaaatataaataagcataagaaaattacatttcaGGAACTATGTAGATGATTATTGTTTTAGCTTCTGAGCTTCTAGAATGGAAGAGTTTAAACAAGCAGCTCATAAGCTACACTAACAATTCATCCAAGTAACATATTTATAGGGCTTAAATAGATAATATTtgactattttcttttttcataccTGACCTCCTAGGTCCCAGAACACAAGTTTACTATTTGCCACTTCAATGCGACCAATGTTCAATCCCACTGTTGGAATAATTCGATCAGGAGGAATGCCTTCTATATTTGAGTACACCGACTTCATCTTCTCCAGCAAAGTCTAACAATTACGCATTAAACAGAAATTCAGAGCAACACAACAAACTTCagtaatttgtttaaaatatggCACTTACAAGATGTATTACCGTTTTGCCAGCCTTGTCAATACCCAGAATGAGTACATGAAGCTCCATCTTGCTGAACAAGTACTTCCATAGTCCATAAAACAACGAAAACATCCTTGTATTGTTTAAGCTGGCTTAATTTTCAAGTATAGAAAATTTTGGAATTCATGTCATGTTATTGGATAGCTCTTCCACTCATCATCACTTCACAACTTCATTAAGATTCAGAATTCCTGCATAAGCAAAGTTTGTAAGATGCCTCGAACAAGCACGACTCTAATCAGATATTCCCCCTTTCCATTTTCAAgtgttacataaaaaaaattgcgtaatgattttttacattgtcattcaatcacaaactATAACCTAAGGAAAGTTTATTGACTTTCATAATTATAGCAAcaattatagtaaaaaaataattctcttaccgttcataaaaattaaactcataagaAAAATTCCAATATTCAATTCGGCAATGCACAAACCTGATTGAACAACATTACAACTAAACGAGTgttttattcttattcttaattttcaattaagtaaTTTCCCGATCACAAGTTTCTAATTCGATGCTTATCAATGACGCTTCATTAGATCTTAGGCTCTTGTCACTTCATTCATATACACCTACATGCACGATTAAGTTACCATACATATAAGACTCGAATTTTCAAAAACTTGAGAGAGAGATGCAAAACTGTAAAAATGACAGTCCATCGGAACCACCGCCGATAGAATCAATTCAGTTGAAACAGATCCGGAAATtgaggaaggaagaagaagagtggTGGTTGAATATGTTTACCGGCGCCGATGACGGCAACGAAGTGCGATAGACGGTGGCCGCAGAAAGATCCGATGACGGTCGAAAGGGATCAAGAGTGGGCGATTTCGCTTCTCAAAGTTGTTTCTCGCATGAGAAGAGAACTAAAGAACTTaaggataaaagtaaaataaataaataaaaaatactaaaccaATATTTCCGTCCTATAATAATAGGCGTACATTAGacattcatttaatatttaacatagtattaattgtttaatttaaatcCAACAATATATACCAGATacgtctctttctttttttaacaaacatatttttcagacttttttttttcttacactcATAAATCGTAATATACGCTTTAATTACGATTTATGAGTGTTAGCAAGTAGCAATTGCATGTTAGGCACGGTTTGACAAATTCTATCctaaacaaagaaaacaagtcttttttttttacaagaagaaaataagtctttatcattaaattaaataaaaggatgtgataaaataaaatagaaaatataatgctataaaaaggtattttaagaaattattacataataTATTCTCAGTTTAGAGTTGATGTTATAATCTATATTTTGTTGTATTGATCATTTTCCAAATAATCAActttaatatgttattattacttgtttaaatatattttagatttccTTTTCTCTCGAACATTCTAGACGCCTGGTAGCCTAGTTggttaagaaaagtaaaacgCGTCGTCTAGTGGAATAACTTTACGTCTGCATGTAGCTTtaatccatttttattttcatggtaTTTTGGGAATCAGAGAAAATAAACACTTATTTTCAAACTATGATCTAACaatataaatgattatatatgataaatatgttgtattttaaattatataattttttaaggaaattaaaattataatcaaaatatttttttaattgaccgTGTATAAATTTTATGCTAACGGtaaataatcattaaatttgttgataaaatatTGTCTTTGTTTGACCACGAAACACAATGTTATTTACTAGttgaataaaatttcaaaaacaatgtaATATACTATTTTCTATTGAAGACAATAGTGTAAGGAGTATAGAGGGCCACATGAGTTGAGGGATTGTTAGATTATCGAGAATGAAGAATAGTggtaaagtaaaaacaaaacaaatagaaTTGACCAAAAATTGTAAggaaaaagttaaatatttaggttatttaattaattaaggcgagaggtttgatttttgatttggacAAATAGATAATTtgctataaaaaagaaagaaagagaatagaGAAGGCGTTGAAAGGTGTTGAGGCTTGGCTCAACTCAATTTCCCACACAACACGCATCCGATTCGGAGCAATCTCTGTttcatcttctttctttctgATTCTGATTCTGATGGGTATCTCGTGGAGTGGCAAcagcagaagaagaaacaattaCCTCCAAAACCGACCACCACCCCCTTCTTACTACTACCCTCCTGAATCCCACCCTCCTCCTCCGccaccgccaccaccaccaccgcaGTCTCAAGGCTACTTTCTCCCTTCAACAACCCCCTACGCCCCTCCCCCTCCCTTGCCTCCACCACCAGGTCCTCCCCAAAGCCACTCAATTTCGTTCTATTACAACTCCAACCCCAATTCCTACGGCACTCCCACTCTCGCCCCTCGATTTCACTACCAGCATTACTACCAGCCCCATCCCTCCGCGTGTCCCGCCCCTCGTCCCGCCTCCACCACTCCTCCGCCCTACGTCGACCACCAGACCGCCAAGAAGATAAGGAACTATGTCAATGTCCACAAAGACACCCTGCGCCTCGAGGTCGACGACCACAACCCCGATCACCATCTTCTTTCCTTCGTTTTCGATGCTGTCTACGATGGCAGGTAACTGTTTTTGTTTATTCTGTTCCCTCTGAATTGTATTGCCTTTTGATTTAGTGCTTCGTTGTGTTGATGGATGGATTTACGATTCATGAATTCAGATAACACGCAAACTCAGGATACTGATTGAATAGCTATAGAATAAACTCCCAATTGAGAAACCCCTCAAATTGATCCCTGAATTTTAGTATATTAACTCTTAAGTGCTGAACCGATGTATTCAATACCTGAGTGAGGGACTATTTAGGGGTGAGAGTAATACTTAGAAGGATCAAATTCTTGGTTTATTCAATGACTTTTTCTTTAATACTCGtacatttttaaaacaaaattgttagaTTTCCCATTATGCATAGTTATCCATACCAGACAGTAGTGGCACTATTTCGGTGTTGCTGTGCCTGGGTGTGATAGAGGAGCTGTAGGGGAGTGTTTATCTGGATTCTGGGCAAGGCCAATGGTGTCCCATTTTGTGGTTCTAGTGGCTGCTATCTCACTCTGCGTGAGAAACCCTGAAATGCACCTATTGTTTGACCTTTCCCTCCCTTTTTTTAGTCATTTTGCTCTCCTTTGAGATCAGATAGGGTTTGAACAACTGACATCAGCCTCTCCCTCACATTTTTTCGTCTAAGTAACACCAATGAATTGGATTTATGTCTAAGGTGCTCAGTAGTACCAATTTATCATGTCTAGCAATCTGTAGAATCATTTAGATTCTTTTGGACTCTGAAATTTATAACTCTTAAAGAGTTAAGACAGGGGACCGATCAATTTTGACTCTCAACTTGAATTAAAGTACTTAGTTAGTGGCAAGGACTTCTCTCCTCCACTGATATGATGATCCAGCAACCTGCAAGTATCAGCTGTTGTCAACAATTATGAATATGACTGAGATTCTGTTCacaacttgaatttgaattttctaaagACACCAATGAATTTAACTTCATTTTTTCCCAAGTATTTTGCATCCTGTCCTTTCTTGTGTGGTCACACATCCATCTAACATTCTCATTTTTGCTACTCCCACCTTTTTCTTTCGTTATCTCTTTAAAGTCCAACATTCACTACCATGTAGCGATATGGCAGAAAAAACCAATACagcaatatttattattacagCTGTTTGTGTTCTGAACCTTTATTTTTGCCTACATTCTGATTATGAACAGTTCTGTGCAAGTATTAAAAGCAAGCATACAATGTCAAGTGCCAATGAAATACCAATGAGAAACCACAGGTTATGGGTTGAATTTGTGATTAGTTTGTTACTTTGATTGACTAATTGTATGAAATTATTGTTGTAAGATGAGAATATTTGAAGATTGAGTGAATATTgcatattttatgaaatattttagcTTTTCTAAATTCTCCACCCCTTATATTTGTCATTGGCAGCATTACTATCTTATACTTTgccaaggaagaagaaaaatgtaggTTTGTTCCATTATATCCTGATGCATTTCAGCCGGTCAGAATCCCCTTTCAGAAAGGAGTTGGCCAGAAATTTGCTCAGCCTTCTGGAACAGGAATTGACCTAGGCTTCTTTGAGTTGGATGATCTTTCAAAGCCCTCACCCGGAGAAGATGTCTTTCCTCTTGTAATATGTGCTGAAACAAGTTTGAAAACTACCTCAGAAGATGAAACTCCTGGTGATTCCTTGCTAGATGCATCCCCTCACATGCAAATAACTCAAGGTATCTTAGAGAAAAGTAATGGTGCTGGTCCATTCCTAATAAAAGTAGTTAAGCAGATTTTGTGGATTGATGGTGTTCGTTATGAGTTGAGAGAGTTATATGGAATAGGAAACTCATCCACAGATGATTTTGATGACAATGATCCTGGGAAGGAGTGTGTCATATGCATGACTGAACCAAAGGATACTGCTGTCTTACCTTGTCGACATATGGTAAGATTTCATCTCAAATCTACCTATATATAGAATAGATAACCAGTttaaaggaagaaattaagataaTAGGACAAGTATTGGTTCATGCGGATAATAGCAGTTATGGTTCATAAGGATACATCAGTTTGTATTTGCACAAGATTGCCTATGGAAAACTGAGCTCATTGTTAGGTTTTCTAAAAGGTAAAATGGGTGTTTTGTGATTCTTATATTaccttaatttttcttttcttcctctcctgCCTTCCcctcttaatttgttttcaaggttGTGAGCTTGTGGTGTGTCATCTGATCACACATACATTCTTTAAAATCATAGATCACAATATCAGCACTTACATTTATTCTGTGGGTGAAATGAATACCTAGTGGTTTTGTTTCTTCCTGACCCGTAGCAACAAATATACTAATTGCTCGGTAGTAAGATCCTTACAGGTAGTAGCAATGTCATATAATGTTtgtgtatattattttacaaaggCTCAGTTTGAATTAACTTCTAACTTATGGGAGCTTTTTCAATTGTAAAACCCTACTGTTGCAAGGTAAGAATGTCAAATTCAGCCAAAGTTAAGACTTTTGAAGAAGTTAAGGTGtacaagttaattttaatttatgcaagAAGATTAATTCACTTTAccactttaaattattttattctcttcttcCATGGGTACTTGTTAAGAAATTTATCGAAATTaactctattttcattttctaatttgATTATTCTCATATTACATCTGTTGTATTTTTCCAGTGTATGTGCAGTGAGTGTGCAAATGCTCTTCGACAACAATCCAATAAATGCCCTATATGCCGGCAGCCTATTGAGGAACTTATAGAGATCAAGGTGAACAATGGTGATCAAtgagatttttttcttctgatgCTAAGTTGCATGACAGTCCCAATAAATTCCTTCTAAGAAAATTCACCCCCTTTATACATGTCTGCAGTCAGGTATTAtatagcaatttttttttttttgtaaattgtaGTCAATAATCTGTTTATAGTTTTTGTGTGATGTGTTTGAGGGAAAATTAGATCATTAGTGATCAAATGTTTTTCCTCCCGTATCATCTATTGTACAGGTGATCGTTTTTCCATAGTTTTTGTCTTGATGGTTTGATGCATAATGAATTGTGTTTGAAAGTTATctcatattttatcatatataatagatGTTTGAAACAAATTCTAGGTGTTGGGTGTTCTAATTAGTGTGATGTAACATATTGATTAATGTGATGTAAATTAATCCAGAGTTGTTCTTCCACCCATCccatttctcattattttcccAAACATAAACCACGATATAGTGTGTTTGATTTCCCATTTCAAAGGCTCCAAATGGCATTTCAAGCTTTCCCAGGCACCCAGCGGAGAAGCAACAAAGCTGCTGAAGAAAAAAACACTGATAGTGGTTACGTTCAACCGAATGATAACCCAAACACAGTAAGCCATAGTGGTATTTTTGTGAGCTATTATCTGTTACAAGGTACTGTTTGGTTGGAAGGACGAAGGAGGTACgaatggaagaaaaaagaatccatctaaatgtatttttttcgtCTCGTTCTCCTTTGCAGGTCTTTTGTTTTTTGAGATCCACTCGGAGGTCTCAATATAACTAATTTTcgcttgaatttgaatttcagaagAACGTTTCATGTCTAATCTTTCGGAGCACACTTCATGTCTTTGTAAATGAATTTTAT includes these proteins:
- the LOC100786054 gene encoding probable E3 ubiquitin-protein ligase LUL4; this translates as MGISWSGNSRRRNNYLQNRPPPPSYYYPPESHPPPPPPPPPPPQSQGYFLPSTTPYAPPPPLPPPPGPPQSHSISFYYNSNPNSYGTPTLAPRFHYQHYYQPHPSACPAPRPASTTPPPYVDHQTAKKIRNYVNVHKDTLRLEVDDHNPDHHLLSFVFDAVYDGSITILYFAKEEEKCRFVPLYPDAFQPVRIPFQKGVGQKFAQPSGTGIDLGFFELDDLSKPSPGEDVFPLVICAETSLKTTSEDETPGDSLLDASPHMQITQGILEKSNGAGPFLIKVVKQILWIDGVRYELRELYGIGNSSTDDFDDNDPGKECVICMTEPKDTAVLPCRHMCMCSECANALRQQSNKCPICRQPIEELIEIKVNNGDQ
- the LOC100785527 gene encoding P-loop containing nucleoside triphosphate hydrolase superfamily protein; protein product: MFSLFYGLWKYLFSKMELHVLILGIDKAGKTTLLEKMKSVYSNIEGIPPDRIIPTVGLNIGRIEVANSKLVFWDLGGQPGLRSIWEKYYEEAHAVIFVVDASCPSRFEDAKSALEKVLRHEDLQGAPLLILANKQDIPEAVSADELARYLDLKKLDERVSMFEAVSAYDGMGIRESAEWLVEVMERSKRTEMLRARAGAMGPGP
- the LOC100527609 gene encoding uncharacterized protein LOC100527609, which gives rise to MTKRELETLMGKVRGLSLLSLGGCFDGCYDHTQAYGLGTRIWNFSDRPVELQIRVGSILKKVHTLKPGSCKRLRSKRIYKAYMPGKNGNDGVGLKSLLYYYDETCHPYVWIHDIGGDSMRMVKQQYISLEDLRDSSEIRIFRDQQRGCISVLKRTRLDLC